DNA from Mycobacterium sp. SMC-8:
TCGACCGGTTGGGCTTCCCCGGCGAAGTCCGCCGGATCCTGCTGAATTCCATGGTGATCGGGCTGCTCAACGAGCTTCCGCACCTGGCGTCGGCGCACGCCTTCGCCGCGCTGCTGCGTACCGGGTCCGACCGGGTACGTCGGTCGGGCACCGGTGCCGTGCGGATCGGCTATCCGACGGTCGACCTGGACACGCTCTATCTGCGAGGAGCGCAGCGCGTGATGGCCGAGCGTGGCGTCGATGTCCGCCTCCGTGCCCGCGTCGCGGCGGTGACGACCGGCGGGGGAGTGGCGACCGGCGTGCGGTTGTCCGGCGGCGGCACCGTGACCGCCGACGCGGTGATCCTCGCGGTCCCGTCGTGGAACCTGCGGTCCCTGCTCGACGAGGTGCCGGATGCGGAGGAGGCGCGGCTGGCGGCAAAGAAGCTCGAGCCGATCCCGATCATGAGCACCTATGTGCTGCTGGACCGGCCGCTGGGCACGGTGGCTCCGTGGGAGTCACTGCTGGACAGCGATATCGGATGGGTGTTCGACCGGGACAAGATGCACGGGCCGCGCGCCGACGGCAACCATCTGTACGGGCTGACCACGTGCGCCGCGTACGAGTTGATGGGGTTGAAGAAGGCCGACGTCGCCGAGCGTCTCGTCGGGGCGCTGCGGAGCAGTTATCCGGCCGCCCGCGAGGCGGACGTGCTCGACGTGACCGTCGTCCCGTGGCCGAAGGCCACTTTCTCGTCGCGGGTGGGGATGTCCACCATCCGGCCGACAAACCGCACAGCGCTGCCGAATCTCGTGCTGGCGGGGGACTGGACGCACAACGACTGGCCCACCACGATGGAGGGCGCGGCCCAGAGCGCGGCACGCGCCGTCGATCTCCTGCATGACCAGCTCGGCGGCCCAGGAATCTAGGGGCGCCGGCACCGGAGCGGAAGGCGGCGCCGACACCCGGGGCACTCAGGCGTCAGTCGGCGATCACGTAGACCTGCTTGTTGACGAACTCGTCGATGCCCAGTGCGCCCAGCTCACGTCCGAAGCCGGAACGCTTGACGCCGCCGAACGGAATGTCGGGCCCTTCCCCGGCCGGGGTGTTGACGTTGACCATTCCGGCTTCGAGCCGTCGGGCGACCTTCTCGGCGCGGCCGACATCGGTACTGAACACCGACGCCCCGAGACCGAACGCGGAGGAGTTCGCGAGCGCGACGGCCTCGTCGTCGTCACGAACGCGGTAGATGACCGCCACCGGGCCGAACAGCTCCTCCGTGTAGGCCCGCATGTCGGGGGTGACGCCCGTCAGCACAGCAGGGGTGTAGAACGCCGTGGGTGCCTGGCCGAGCACACCACCGGCGTGCAGCGTGGCGCCTTTGTCGACGGCGTCGGCGACCTGAGCGGCGACGGTTTCCGCCGCCGCCCGTGAGGACAGCGGAGCAATCTCGGTCGATGTGAGGCCGGCTGCCAGCGAGGTCAATTCGGCGACAAAATCGTCGTAGACGTCGTCGAGGACGATCATGCGCTTGTTGGAGTTACAGGCCTGTCCCATATTGTAGGTGCGGAAATCCCAAGCGGTGCGCGCCAGTTCGCCTGCATCGCCGTCGAGGACGATGAACGGGTCGGAACCACCGAGCTCCAGCAGGCATTTCTTCAGTGCCCGTCCGGCGGTGGCGGCGACGGCGGCGCCGGCACGCTCGGATCCGGTCACCGAGACGCCCTGCACGCGATCGTCTCCGATGATCGCCTCGACCTGATCGAACGTCGCGAACAGGTTGGTGTACACCCCGGCGGGTACGCCGGCGTCACGCAGCAATTCGGCGATCGCCAACGCGCACTGAGGAACCGATTCGGCGTGCTTGAGCAGAAGCGTGTTGCCCAACAGCAGATTCGGTGCGGCGAAGCGGGCCACCTGGTAGACGGGGAAGTTCCACGGCATCACCCCCAACAGCACACCGACCGGACGGCGCCGGACCATTGCGGTGCCTCCCGAGAAGGTCGGGATGGGCTGGTCGGCCAGCAGTGCCGCACCCTGATCGGCGTAGAACTCGAAGATGGACGCGGAGAACTCCACCTCACCGGTGCCCTCGTCGAGTTTCTTGCCCATCTCCAGGCGTGCCAGCTCGCCCAGATCTGTCGCGCGCTCCCGCAGCAGCCGTCCGACGTTGCGCACCACCTCCAGCCGGACCTGCAACGGCTCCTCGCCCCATATCCGGTAGGCCTGGTCGGCCGCGGTGAGCGCCGCGGCGACCTCGGCGTCGGTCGTGGTGTCGAACGTCGCCAGCACTTCACCGGTGGCGGGGTTCAGTGTCCGGTACGGCGGCTGCGTGACGGTCACGGGGAGTCCTTCTCCTATTTCTTGGTGGGGATGGCGTCGGCGTACGGTGCCGTGCTCTTGCCGTGTAACGGGTGAATCGTCATGTAAATCAATCCGATTCCGATGACGACTGCGGCCGACAGCGGCACGATCCAGTTGTCGTACCAGGGGGCGTCCGGGGTGCGGGGCCAGGCCATGTTGACCATCGCGATCACTCCGTAGACCAACGCGGCGATGTTGACCGGCACACCCCACTTGCCCAGGGTGTACTTCCCGCTGGGCACCCAGCCTTTCAGGCGGGCCCGCAGCGCGGCGAGGACGACCATCTGGAAGCCGATGTAGATGCCCAGAGCGGCAAAGCTGATGATCTTGGTGATCGCATCGGTGGAGAACTTGGATCCGAGGATGATCAGCGCAGGCACCGCAGCAGCCAGCAACAACGCGTACGGCGGGACGTGGCGCGTGGGCGAGAACTTCTTCAGAAGAGAACTTCCCATGATCATCTCGTCGCGCCCGTACGAGTACGCGAGCCGGCTCGCGGCGGCCTGCAGGCTCATCGCGCACGACAGGAACGACAGCAGCACGATCACCAGGATGATCTTGGAGCCGACCGGGCCGAAGGCTTCGGTGAGCACCGTGCTGACAGGATCGGTGTCCTCGCCGGCGATCACGGCAGGGATGTCGGCCACCGACAGGACCAGCGCCAAGCACACGAAAGTTGCTGCAGCTCCGCCGATATAGATGGTGCGGCGCATCGCCTTCGGGATCAACCGGCCCGGGTCGGGCACCTCCTCGGCCACGTCACCGCACGCCTCGAAGCCGTAGTACTGGTACAGGCCGATCAACGCGGCAGCGGCGAACGCCCACATGTAGTTGCCGTCGCCACCGGCGCCGAAGCTGTCGAAAATGATCCCGATGTTGTGTTCACGGTGCGCGATCAGCAGCCACCCCCCGACCACGAGGGCCCCGATGATCTCGGCGCTGAATCCGATGATCGCCGCTTTGGCAAGCACTTTCGTACCCATGAAGTTGATCACGGTGGCCAGCGCGAGCAGCAGCAGCGAGAACACGATGACGTTGTTCACCGTCGCTTCGATGCCGAACGCGGCGGCGATGAACGGCCCGGCGCCGTAGGTCACCGACGCGATGGTGACCAGAAGGGCCGCCAGGTACACCCAGCCGGTCATCCATGCATATCGTCGTCCCCACAGGCGTCGTGCCCAGGGATAGACCCCGCCGGCCACCGGGTACTGCGCCACGATCTCGGAGAACACCAGGGCGACGAGCAGCTGCCCGACTCCGACGATCAGCAGACTCCAGATCATCGGCGGGCCACCGGTGGCCAGTGCGAACGCGAACAAGGTGTAGATGCCGACGACGGGGGACAGGTAGGTGAAGCCGAGTGAGAAGTTCGCCCACGGGCTCATGTCCCGTTTGAACTCCGATTTGTAGCCGAGCGCGTGCAGGTGTGCAGCGTCGCTCCCGTCGTGGAACTCGTAGTAGCCCTCGGCATCGTTGCCGCGGGCGTCGGAAGTCGGATGAGTGGTGGACATGAGCCTGCTTTCTGCCGGGAGTTGGGTATGCAGGAATCCAAGTGAGCGAAAAACTACAGTCCTATTGTTTAACCGGCAACAGGAACGGAAGAATTTGTCGAAAATCGGGTAGGTTTCCGTCGTCGGACCTACCGGATGTGCGGGAAAGGAGCGCCGGTGTCGTCGTTGTCGCCGCTCGTTGCCGCCGAGGCGCCGGTGGGCCGTGCCGACGAGATCGTCCAGCGGATCACCGAAGCCATCCACCTAGGGCTGCTCGACGACGGTGAACGACTTCCGGTGGAGGTCGACCTGGCCGCCCAGTTCGGGGTGGCGCCGATGACCGTGCGAGAGGCCCTGGCGACACTGCGTGAACAGGAGCTGGTCGAGACCCGCCGTGGGCGCAGCGGCGGATCCTTCGTGCGGCGCCCGGCGGGGCCTCCGGTGGACAAGCTGACGGCGCGGCTGGCGGCCATGAGCGCCTCGGACATCCGGGATCTGTTCGACGAGCACACCGCGATATCCGGGCAGGCGGCCCGGCTCGCGGCAGAACGCGCGGCGCCCTATGCGGTGCGCCGGCTGTTCGCGCTGACCGACCAGCTCGGCGCCGCGGCCACCCTGGGCGACCGCATCCGTGCCGACAGTCGTTTCCATATTCAGGTCGCGATCGCCTCGCAGTCCTCACGGTTGGCGCGACGGGAGGCCAACCTGCAGGCCGAGGCGGCCGGGTTGGTGTGGCTGCCGGTCGGGCAGCAGATCGACGTCGCCGCCCACGTCGAGGAGCAGCACGCCATCGCCGCGGCGGTGGCCGCCGAGAATGCCGAGGAAGCGCGCAGGTTGGCCGAGGCCCATGTGATGGGTCAGCTCGCCCGGCTGACCCAGGTGAACCTCGACCTCACCGCCACGGGGGAAGGGTCATGACCTCGACATCGCTGGCCCGCCGCCTGGCCGAGGACGCATCGCGGTCGTTGGAGCCGCTGTACGAGATGCTCGGGGAGATCGCCGACGAGGTGGTGCGGAGCCGCCCGCCGCGCGCCGCCCTCACCGAGGCGCATTTCAGCGGCTTGCAGCGCCGCCTCGCCGAACGATTGCGCGACGAGTTCGCCGTGTGGGGCATGGGGTTCATCGCCGCACCGTTCGTCGTCGACGGTTTGGAGCGCTATCTGGCGTGGTGGCAACGCAACAACGACCGGGTGGCACGGCTGCGGCTCAACTTCGACCCGACGAGCATCGACGTCTACGACTATCTGCAGATGGATTGGTATCAGCTGGCCAAGCGAGGGCAGGCGCGCGTCGCGTACGGGCCTTACGTCGACTACAGCGGATCCGACATGTACACGATCACCGCCACGATTCCTGTTGTCGCCGACGGAACTTTCCTCGGAGTCGCGGGCGCCGATCTGGTGGTCGGCGAGGTGGAGCGCAAACTGGTGGAGGTGCTGCGCCAGACCGATGAGGACGCGGTCGTCGTCAACGCCGAGCGCCGCGTCATCGCCGCCAACACGTCTCGCTGGTTGGTCGGATCCCGGTTGCCGGCGATGCCCGTGGCCGGCACGACGGCGGATCCTGCAGGGTTCCGCCAGGTCGCGGAAATGCCACTCGGGACGGGTTGGGTCGTCGCCATCGGGTGGCCCGAAACGGATGCCGCGGGGCCCGATTCGCAGGCTTAACGCCGCGTTACCGACTTTTAACGAGAAACCTTCGTCAACCCGTTGACATTAAGCATCTACTTCTAGAGTATTTAGTGACCATTCGGTCGCACTCGCGGAGGTAGCACTGATGACGTCGACCACTCTGAATTCCGTTCCCAGCTTCGAGGTGTCCGATCCGGCGTTTTCGATCACCTCGGACGAGGTGCATGCCGCCCGGGAGCGCAGCTGGTACGCCACCACCGAATACGGTCTCGCGGTGCTCCGCTACGAGCAGGTCAACCGGCTGCTCAAGCATCCCAAGCTGCGGCAGGGCAGCGCTGCGTGGCCGGCCCACAACGGTGTGACCGAAGGGCCGTTCGCGGACTGGTTCGCCAGCTGGATCCTCAACAAGGAGGGCGACGAGCACCACCGGCTGCGCCGCCTGATGAATCCCGCGTTCTCCAACAAGCTGATCGGTAACCTGGTGCCGCGCTTCCAGGCGCTGGCCACCGAACTCATCGACGGTTTCGCCGAACCCGATCGCTGTGAGTTCGTCAGTGAGTTCGCCGAGCCCTATGCGGCCCGGGTCATTGCGATCATGCTGGGCATCCCCGAGGGTGAGTGGAAGGTCATCTCCACCGAATCGGCCACGATCGGCCTGGCTCTCGGGGTCACGATCCGCGAGGATCTGCCCAGGATCGAGGCCGCGCTGAGCACGCTCTACGAGTACTGCGACGGGCTCATCGCCGACCGGAGGGTCAACCCGCGCGACGACTTCGTCACCACGCTGGTCAATGCATCGCGGCCCGAGGACGGCCGGCTCAGTGACACCGAGCTGCGAGATGCCATGGTGCTGTTGATCTTCGGTGGCTTCGACACCACCAGGAATCAGCTCGGCCTGGCGATGCAGACCTTCATGGCCCACCCCGACCAGTGGCGACTGCTGGCCGCACGGCCCGATCTCGGCGGCAAGGCCGTCGAGGAGGTCATGCGGGTCAACCCGACGGTGCGATGGGTCACCCGCGAGGTGCTGGAAGACTTAGAATACGAAGGCGTCACGCTGACTGCAGGCACCACCGTGCACCTCTACAGTGAGTCTGCCGGCACCGACCCCCGCGTGTTCGAACCGGGTTTCGATATCACCGCAGAACGCAAGCCGCACTTCGGGTTCGGAGGTGGGGCCCACCATTGCCTCGGACATTTCGTCGCCCGGTCCGACATGAGCGAGGCGTTGCCGCTGCTGGCCCGCCGGTTGCTCGACCCGCACGAACTGCCCGGCGCGACCTGGTTGCCCGACTCGGGCAACACCGGTCCGATCACGCTGCCCATCGGCTTCACGCCCGCCCACTGAAAGGAACGCCGAAATGCACGTCACCGTAGATCTCGCCAAGTGTCAGGACCACGGCCAGTGCGCCATCGCCGCACCTGCGGTCTTCTGGCTCAACGACGACGGAAACCTGGAATACGAGGGAAATCCCGACGATTCACAGCGCAGCTACGTCGAAGACGCCGCCGATGTCTGCCCCGCGCAAGCCATCTCCATCAAGGAATGAGCGGCCATGACCATCACACCCCTTGACCTGCACCGCGAGGCGAACGCCGGCAGCCCGGAACTCACCGCCGCGCTGTCCACCATCGCCGACCGCGGCGTCGAGTACGTGTACTTCCAGGCGATCACCATCACCGGTCGGGTGGTCGGCAAGGTCGCTCCTGCGCGGCATTTCGAGCGTCTCGCGATCCGCGGCGTGCAGCAGCACCAGACCGCGATCGCGAACCTGCAAGGGACCCGCGAGGGCATACTCCTGGCCGGCGGGGTCAACGCTCCGGAATACACCGCCGTCCCGGACCTGGACACGTTCGCGGTGCTTCCGTGGGACACCAGCTTCGCCCGCGTGTTCTGCCGCCTCTACGAACCGGATCACCTCTCCGACCGCGCCGGCGCCGAATTCGCCTGCGACACCAGAGGACTGCTGCGCCGGATGCTCACCGGCTTCACCGACCGGACCGGTCTGGAACTGCGCACCGGCTGCGAACCCGAGATGACCTGGCAGAGCGACGGACTGGAGGCCCAGTTCCGCCCCGGCTCCAGCCCGGCCTACCACATCGAGCATCTCGAACGGAATCGGCCGATCGTGAAGAAGGTCGTCGAGTACGCCCAGGCGCTCGGACTGGACATGATCGAAGGCGACTACGAGGACGAGTTCCAGGTCGAACTCAACTTCATGTACGACCGCGCCGATCTCACCGCGGACCGGCTCACCACCTACCGGCAGATCTGCAAACAGGTGGCCCGCGAACTCGGCATCCACGCCAGTTTCATGCCCAAGCCGGCCACCGGCATGATGGGCAACGGATGCCACCACAACTTCAGCCTGTGGCGCGACGACGTCAACGTGCTCGCCGAGCCCGGCATCACCGAACTGCATCTGTCCGAACTCGGACGGCACGCGCTCGGCGGGCTGCTGGCACACTCCGCGGGTGCCATGCTGATCAACGGCTCCACGGTGAACTCGTACAAACGGTACTGGGATGCCGGACAATTCGCTCCCTCGCGGATCAACTGGGGTCTGGACAACAAGACCTGCACGGTCCGGCTCTCGGCTGTCGGCCGCCTCGAGTACAAGCTGCCCGACGCCGCCGTCAACCCGTACCTGTCGCATGCGGTGATCCTCGCCGCGTGCGAGGACGGCATGAAGAATGCCACCGACCCCGGACAGCCCACCCAGGGTTCGTCCTACGACGCCCCCGTCGACGGCCGGTTCCCGGCGCTGCCGCTGACGCTCGGTGAGGCGATCGGGGCCTTCCGCGCCGACGAGGTGCTGAACCAGGCGTTCGGACCGGAGTTGTCAGCATTGCTCGTCGACTTCCACGCCGATGAGTGGGCTCGTTTCTGTGGACACGTGACCGAATGGGAGCGCGAGATGTATTGGAATGACGCACCGTGACCGGGGCTTCGGACGCGCTGAGGCTGGCCTGCCTCGACGCCGAGGCGCCGCCGCTGTTCTCGCTGTGGACCCCGGAAGCCGGACGGAAAGGTTACGAACCGGGCGTCGCCGAGATCCTCGGGGCCGAACTCGGCCGGCCGATCGAATGGGTCAGGGTGCCGTGGGTCGACATGATCCCGGCGGTGCAGCGCGGCGACGCCGACGCGGTGCTGTGCGGGCAGGGCATCACGGCCGCGCGGCAGGAGCAGGTCGACTTCACCCGTCCGTATGCGATCTTCCACGAGGGTGTGCTGGTTCGGCGCGGCTCCGGCATCCACGCGCCGGAGGACCTGGTGGGCTGCAGGGTCGCTGCGATCGAGAACAGCACCAACATGGCGCTGGCCCAGACGTTCTCCGGGGCTGAGCCGGTCGCGTTCGGTGCGGGGTCAGACGATGTGTATGCCGACATGCTGGCCGCGCTGTCGGCCGGCGAGGTGGACGCCGTGGTCGACGACGATGTCGTCTTCGTCCCGCTGGGTGCCACCCACCCCGACTACGAGCTGGCGTTCACGGTGCCGACCGGCAACCGGTGGGGCATCGCGGTGGCCAAGGACCGTCCCGACACCCTTGCCGAGCTCGACGGGGCGCTGGACCGGCTCATCGAGTCCGGGCGGCTGCGCAAAGTCTGGGAGGAATGGTTGCCGACGCTCGACTACCCGTTCGCAGGGGACTGAGTGACCCGACCGTTGGTGGCGGTGGTGGGACGCCGGGCTGCGCAGGTGCCGATTCTGCGCTTCTCGGCGACTCTCGCCGCGGAGGCCATCTGCGAGGCGGTGTGGGCCGCCGGTGGCGAACCGGTGATCCTGCACGGGCCTGCCGCCGACCCGCTGACCGAGCTGCCGCGGCGGCTGAGGCGCTTCGACGGGGTGCTGCTGCCCGGCGGCGCCGACGTCGAACCGAGCCGGTACGGGGCCGAACCGGCACCCGAGACCACGGGCGCGGTGGCGTTCCAGGACGACTTCGACCTCGGCGTCACCCGGGCGGTGATCGATCTCGACATGCCCGCCCTGGCGATCTGCCGGGGCATGCAGGTCCTCAACGTCGCCCTCGGCGGCACCCTGACCCAGCACGTTGTCGAGACAGAAACCCTGCATCACAACGCGATTCACCATGTGCATGTCAAACGGGGATCGCGGCTGCACGCGATCGTGGGCGTACAGACCATCGACGTCTCGTCCTATCATCACCAGGCCATCGACCGGCTTGCCCCCGGTTTGACCGTCTCCGCTCTGGCCGCCGATGGTGTCATCGAGGCCGTCGAGCACCGCCGCGCGGATATCGTGGCGGTCCAGTGGCACCCTGAGGACCGCCACGCCGACTCCGTCACCGACGCGGCCCTGTTCGCCGATCTGGTGGACCGCGCCCGCAAACGAAAGGACTCCAGCACATGACCGCCGTCGACCGGGTGCGCCCGCAGGATGTCGCCCCGGAGCGTCCCGCCCCGGAGAAGCCGCGCGCCCACGTCTGCGTCCTCGCGTCGCTGAACTACCCCGAAATCAGCGCCGAGGACGTCGCGCTGATCCGGCGCTTCACCCGCGTGGCGCTGAACACTCTCGTCGACCTCGGTGCCGGTTTCGAGCTCTGGGACACCACTGTCCCGCTGGAAAACCCGGCTGCCGCTGCGAATTTCGACGGTCTGCTGCTGCTCGGCGGTGGCGACATCGACGCGTCCTGCTACGGCGGGGCGGCGCAGCACCCGAAGTCCTACGGGGTGGACGCACGTGCCGACCGCGATGCGTTCGCCGCGATCGCCGCGGCCGAGGCGGCTGGTCGACCGATCTTCGGTATCTGCCGCGGCTCCCAATTGCTCAACGTCGCCCGCGGTGGCACCGTCATCGGTGACATCGTCGATTACGCGCTGCATCACGGCGCGCCGGGCGAACCGGAGTTCGTCGACGAACCGATCGACATCATGCCGGGCACCCGGCTGGCGTCGATCCTGGGCACCGAGCGGGTGACCGGACGATCCGGACACCATCAGGCGGTGGACACGCTCGGCCGCGGTCTCGTGGTCGCAGCCCGTGCGCTCGACGGCATCACCGAGGGGGTCGAGGATCCCGACAAGTTCTACCTGGGCGTGCAGTGGCACCCCGAGGACGACGACGGGCCGGAAGAAGACCGGATGCGGCTGTTCGCCGCGTTCGTCACGGCCGCGGAGCGCTCCCGAGACACCACGGCCGCGGAGCGCTCCCGAGACACCACGGCCGCGGAGCGCTCCCGACTGACCGGTGCCGCCGCGGCGGCGTCGCAGGGGTGATCACCGCACGGAACCTGTGTCAGGTCGACCATCTCGGCCTGATGCTGGTCGCGGGCCGGCAAGGCGCCACGCGCGACATCGCCTGGGCCCATGCAATCGAGTTGGCCGATCCGACACCGTATCTGAGCGGCGGTGAACTCGTGATGACCACCGGCATCAACATCGGCGTCGACACCGGGGCGCAGGCAGCCTACGTTGCGCGGCTGGCCGCGGCCGGTGTCTCGGCGTTGGCGGTGGACACCGGCACCACGCTCTCGGAGGTTCCCTCCGGTGTGCTCGCTGCCGGAGACGCACACGGTGTTCCGGTCTTGCGGGTGCCGGCGTCGACGCCGTTCATCGCGATCGCCCGCGTCGTCATCGACGCCGTGAAGGCCGACCAGCTCCGCGCCGTACAGCACGTCGTCGACCGGCAGGAGGTGCTGGCGCGGGCGACGCTGCGCGGAGGTATCCCCGGCGTGGTCGGCACGCTGGCCGAATGCCTGTCCTCTGTCGTCGTCGCGGTCGGCGCGGACGGACGTGTGCTCGCCACCGGCGGGACCGGCGACCAACGGCTCATCTCGGCGCTGGCGGAGTCGGCCACACGCGGCGGCTGCCGGGCCGCGGCCGTGGTGTCCGACGGTGACGCGCTGCTGACCATCCAGAGGCTGCGCGCCGGTCAGGCCGTCCGCGGGCATCTCGTGGTGCGCACCGTCGCCCCGCTGTCGGATACCGAACGCCTGCTCGTCGCCCACGCGGTTTCGCTGATCTCCCTCGCGTTGGAGAAGCCGGCCCGTGTGGTCGATGCCGAACAACGTCTGCGCTCGGCGGTGACGCGGGAGCTGCTGGCCGGGCACGGCACCGTCGACGACGGCGTGCTGCGGTACTTCGGCTTCGACCCCGCCGACGAGGTGACCGTGGTGGTGCTCGACGGTGTGGGACCTGTGCTGGCCGCCGAGGACAGCCTGGGCCGCTCGCTCGCCGGGACCGGCCCCTACCTGATGACCGCGAGCGGAGCCGACATCGCGATCGTCCTACCCGTCAACGGAAGCCGGGACCGTATCGACACAGTGCTCGCCGGACTCGTGCCGTCACCCGGCGGGGGAGCCAGCCGGCCGGTGCCGCTCACCGACATCGGCGCCGGCCTGCAGCAGGCCCGCATGGCCGCACAGTCCGGCACGGGCAGTTTCACCTCATTCGGCGACCTCGGGCCACTCGGATTCCTTCTCGACGGACGCAGTCCATCCGAATTACGGATGCTCTCAGGTGATCTCGATTCCCTCGAGGGCCAGGACGGCGACCTGATCCGGACCTTGGCGGTCTACCTGAGGCACAACGGTCAGACCGAGGCCGCAGCCGCCGAACTGCGCATTCACCGGCACACGATGCGCAATCGGATGCGGCGCATCCGCGTGCTGCTCGGCGACGATCTGAGCTCGGCGGATTCGCGCACCCGGCTGTGGCTGGCGGTCAAGGCCCGGCAGTTGTTGCAGAGCCGTCCGCCCCCAGCGCCGGCGGTCCACTGCGGTAGGTGACCGGGGTGGCAGACATCGTGATCGGGTTGGCGACCTGAGGCGCCGGGCTGCCCGGCACCTGCACCGTCGCGTCGATGCCCAGGCTCTCGGCGAACGCGAACGCCTCGGCCAGATCGTTGATCGGGCCGGCCGGCACGCCCAGCTTGGTCAGCGTGTGGTACCAGTGGTCGGCGCCGTGCGCCTTCAAGGCCGGTTCGATCAACGTGCACAACACATCCCGGTGGGCCACTCGGTCCGGGTTGGTGACGAAGCGCGCATCCCGGGCCAGTTCGGGCATGCCGATCGCAGCGCTGAACGCGGTGAACTGCTTGTCGTTGCCGACGGCCACCGCGATCGGACGGTCCGCGGTGTCGAACGTCTGATACGGCGCGATGCTGGGATGCCGGTTACCCATCATGGTCGGAACCACGCCGGCACCCAGGAAGCCGGATGCCTGGTTGACCATCGACGACAACAGAACGGAGAACAGATCGGTGTCCACGCGTTGCCCCTCACCGGTGCGGCCGCGGTGGGCCAGCGCGGCCAGAATCCCGCTCAGCGCGTGCAGCCCGGCCAACACGTCGACCAGCGCCACGCCCGCCTTGGTGGGGTCCTCACCGGTGCCTGTCACGCTCATCAAGCCGCCGACGGCCTGCACCAGCAGGTCATACCCGGGCAGGGACGCCCCGCCGCCGCGGCCGAAACCGGTGATGGCGCAATAAATCACATCGGGGCGGATCGCACGCAGATCCTGGTAGCCCAGCCCGAGTCTCTCCATGGTGCCGGGCCGGAAATTCTCCACGACGACGTCCGCCCCGGCGACCAGGTCGCGGGCCGCCTGCTGCCCGTCGGGGGAGGACAGATCGAGCACCACGGAGC
Protein-coding regions in this window:
- the hpnE gene encoding hydroxysqualene dehydroxylase HpnE; translated protein: MTTTSARKHVVVVGGGLAGLASTVWLTERGYRVTLLEGNGSLGGRTIGLTSGHGDAVENGQHVLTGSYENIFRYLESIGAQGLLQFPDEFGVRYPDGHAEVFGLRVAHLRRLMLGRVRGLSMAMLLRAAPAWARLVRDVLRFDDSLDDITVDAWFDRLGFPGEVRRILLNSMVIGLLNELPHLASAHAFAALLRTGSDRVRRSGTGAVRIGYPTVDLDTLYLRGAQRVMAERGVDVRLRARVAAVTTGGGVATGVRLSGGGTVTADAVILAVPSWNLRSLLDEVPDAEEARLAAKKLEPIPIMSTYVLLDRPLGTVAPWESLLDSDIGWVFDRDKMHGPRADGNHLYGLTTCAAYELMGLKKADVAERLVGALRSSYPAAREADVLDVTVVPWPKATFSSRVGMSTIRPTNRTALPNLVLAGDWTHNDWPTTMEGAAQSAARAVDLLHDQLGGPGI
- a CDS encoding aldehyde dehydrogenase family protein, coding for MTVTQPPYRTLNPATGEVLATFDTTTDAEVAAALTAADQAYRIWGEEPLQVRLEVVRNVGRLLRERATDLGELARLEMGKKLDEGTGEVEFSASIFEFYADQGAALLADQPIPTFSGGTAMVRRRPVGVLLGVMPWNFPVYQVARFAAPNLLLGNTLLLKHAESVPQCALAIAELLRDAGVPAGVYTNLFATFDQVEAIIGDDRVQGVSVTGSERAGAAVAATAGRALKKCLLELGGSDPFIVLDGDAGELARTAWDFRTYNMGQACNSNKRMIVLDDVYDDFVAELTSLAAGLTSTEIAPLSSRAAAETVAAQVADAVDKGATLHAGGVLGQAPTAFYTPAVLTGVTPDMRAYTEELFGPVAVIYRVRDDDEAVALANSSAFGLGASVFSTDVGRAEKVARRLEAGMVNVNTPAGEGPDIPFGGVKRSGFGRELGALGIDEFVNKQVYVIAD
- a CDS encoding APC family permease, producing MSTTHPTSDARGNDAEGYYEFHDGSDAAHLHALGYKSEFKRDMSPWANFSLGFTYLSPVVGIYTLFAFALATGGPPMIWSLLIVGVGQLLVALVFSEIVAQYPVAGGVYPWARRLWGRRYAWMTGWVYLAALLVTIASVTYGAGPFIAAAFGIEATVNNVIVFSLLLLALATVINFMGTKVLAKAAIIGFSAEIIGALVVGGWLLIAHREHNIGIIFDSFGAGGDGNYMWAFAAAALIGLYQYYGFEACGDVAEEVPDPGRLIPKAMRRTIYIGGAAATFVCLALVLSVADIPAVIAGEDTDPVSTVLTEAFGPVGSKIILVIVLLSFLSCAMSLQAAASRLAYSYGRDEMIMGSSLLKKFSPTRHVPPYALLLAAAVPALIILGSKFSTDAITKIISFAALGIYIGFQMVVLAALRARLKGWVPSGKYTLGKWGVPVNIAALVYGVIAMVNMAWPRTPDAPWYDNWIVPLSAAVVIGIGLIYMTIHPLHGKSTAPYADAIPTKK
- a CDS encoding FadR/GntR family transcriptional regulator, which translates into the protein MSSLSPLVAAEAPVGRADEIVQRITEAIHLGLLDDGERLPVEVDLAAQFGVAPMTVREALATLREQELVETRRGRSGGSFVRRPAGPPVDKLTARLAAMSASDIRDLFDEHTAISGQAARLAAERAAPYAVRRLFALTDQLGAAATLGDRIRADSRFHIQVAIASQSSRLARREANLQAEAAGLVWLPVGQQIDVAAHVEEQHAIAAAVAAENAEEARRLAEAHVMGQLARLTQVNLDLTATGEGS
- a CDS encoding cytochrome P450, with amino-acid sequence MTSTTLNSVPSFEVSDPAFSITSDEVHAARERSWYATTEYGLAVLRYEQVNRLLKHPKLRQGSAAWPAHNGVTEGPFADWFASWILNKEGDEHHRLRRLMNPAFSNKLIGNLVPRFQALATELIDGFAEPDRCEFVSEFAEPYAARVIAIMLGIPEGEWKVISTESATIGLALGVTIREDLPRIEAALSTLYEYCDGLIADRRVNPRDDFVTTLVNASRPEDGRLSDTELRDAMVLLIFGGFDTTRNQLGLAMQTFMAHPDQWRLLAARPDLGGKAVEEVMRVNPTVRWVTREVLEDLEYEGVTLTAGTTVHLYSESAGTDPRVFEPGFDITAERKPHFGFGGGAHHCLGHFVARSDMSEALPLLARRLLDPHELPGATWLPDSGNTGPITLPIGFTPAH
- a CDS encoding ferredoxin — translated: MHVTVDLAKCQDHGQCAIAAPAVFWLNDDGNLEYEGNPDDSQRSYVEDAADVCPAQAISIKE
- a CDS encoding glutamine synthetase family protein is translated as MTITPLDLHREANAGSPELTAALSTIADRGVEYVYFQAITITGRVVGKVAPARHFERLAIRGVQQHQTAIANLQGTREGILLAGGVNAPEYTAVPDLDTFAVLPWDTSFARVFCRLYEPDHLSDRAGAEFACDTRGLLRRMLTGFTDRTGLELRTGCEPEMTWQSDGLEAQFRPGSSPAYHIEHLERNRPIVKKVVEYAQALGLDMIEGDYEDEFQVELNFMYDRADLTADRLTTYRQICKQVARELGIHASFMPKPATGMMGNGCHHNFSLWRDDVNVLAEPGITELHLSELGRHALGGLLAHSAGAMLINGSTVNSYKRYWDAGQFAPSRINWGLDNKTCTVRLSAVGRLEYKLPDAAVNPYLSHAVILAACEDGMKNATDPGQPTQGSSYDAPVDGRFPALPLTLGEAIGAFRADEVLNQAFGPELSALLVDFHADEWARFCGHVTEWEREMYWNDAP